One genomic window of Candidatus Nitrospira inopinata includes the following:
- a CDS encoding endonuclease MutS2 codes for MNHGQLKTAQALEWPRVLELLKQHAQSTLGKELCGSLPLADDLGSARLRQQETTEMAELLKSDEPMPSLGFPDIRENLARAAKGGELAAHELGNCAAVMALMDETARFMSRHAAEARALARVAEPLQALAKELRPVRSAIDEAIESDGTMKESATPELRRLTHHAHELKWKIRERLDRILHSQSYKEILQELYFVQREGRYVLPVKADMRGRVPGIVHDVSVSGATVFIEPRELIDLNNAIKVADLDVEREIRRILRELTASVAEKADSIGEGVERLAEWDCIQAKAGLSRRLKCSPVALNAEGRVVLKQARHPLLMVAREEVVPNDIIADETVRVLVISGPNTGGKTVTLKIVGLYSLMARAGLHLPCAPESEMALFTECHADIGDAQDISRDLSSFSAHILQIVELLSERGKHGESLEPQAPRSLVLLDEPVTSTDPEEGAALAGAVLCRLAALGMKVVATTHYGLLKELAQTTPGFANASVGFDVERLAPTYRLFLGIPGSSSALEIAGRLGMDEAILNDARRRLRQDDRRLERLMADLQLKQRQLAEEIERARRARVESEQAAAEAKALQAQLEQTEGEVRKGLRKKLGEHLQRARAEVQATVDAIKREQKLVKAKEAKQRLSEIEERVRREVAPIGEPIPVERLKVGDTVEIVGLGMIGRLLESPQGKKRVRVKVGDGEIVAAVSGLTGLSRQTDGGASDMSSMSSTGRRPQVPIGLEASADTDAVVDVRGQAADDALDQVIAALDRAVLGQASFLRIIHGHGTGRLKSVLREYLSGSPYVASFRSGDRTEGGDGVTVVKLV; via the coding sequence ATGAATCACGGTCAATTGAAGACGGCGCAGGCGTTGGAATGGCCTCGCGTCCTCGAGCTGTTGAAGCAGCACGCACAGTCGACGCTTGGAAAAGAGCTGTGCGGATCTTTGCCGCTTGCCGATGATCTGGGTTCGGCTCGATTGCGTCAGCAGGAAACGACCGAGATGGCGGAGCTGTTGAAGAGCGATGAGCCGATGCCGAGTCTCGGATTTCCCGATATCCGCGAGAACTTGGCCCGGGCCGCCAAAGGAGGGGAACTGGCGGCCCATGAACTCGGGAACTGCGCGGCGGTCATGGCGTTGATGGACGAGACGGCGCGGTTCATGTCGCGGCATGCCGCGGAGGCTCGAGCCTTGGCCCGCGTCGCGGAGCCGCTTCAGGCCCTTGCAAAAGAATTGCGCCCGGTTCGATCGGCGATCGACGAGGCGATCGAATCGGACGGCACGATGAAAGAGTCGGCCACCCCCGAGTTGCGGCGGCTCACGCATCACGCCCACGAACTGAAATGGAAAATCCGAGAGCGGCTCGACAGAATCCTTCATTCCCAATCGTACAAGGAAATTTTGCAGGAGCTTTATTTTGTCCAACGAGAGGGACGGTACGTCCTTCCGGTCAAAGCCGATATGCGGGGCAGAGTGCCGGGTATTGTGCACGATGTCTCCGTCAGCGGCGCGACGGTTTTTATCGAGCCTCGTGAGCTGATCGATCTGAACAACGCGATCAAAGTGGCCGATCTCGACGTGGAGCGGGAGATCCGCCGCATCTTGCGCGAGCTGACGGCGTCGGTGGCCGAGAAAGCCGATTCAATCGGCGAAGGGGTGGAGCGGCTCGCCGAGTGGGACTGTATCCAAGCAAAAGCCGGATTGAGTCGTCGATTGAAATGCAGCCCGGTCGCACTCAACGCCGAGGGGCGTGTCGTGTTGAAACAAGCGCGGCATCCCCTGCTCATGGTCGCCAGAGAGGAAGTGGTGCCGAACGACATCATCGCGGACGAGACGGTTCGAGTTCTCGTCATTTCGGGTCCCAACACCGGCGGCAAAACCGTTACGCTCAAAATCGTCGGCCTCTATTCGCTGATGGCGCGGGCCGGGCTCCACTTGCCGTGCGCGCCGGAATCCGAGATGGCTCTGTTCACGGAGTGTCATGCCGACATCGGAGACGCGCAGGATATCAGCCGTGACCTCTCCAGCTTCTCCGCTCATATCCTGCAGATCGTCGAGCTTCTGTCCGAGAGGGGTAAGCATGGCGAGAGCCTTGAGCCGCAGGCGCCGAGATCGTTGGTTTTGCTGGATGAACCGGTGACCTCGACTGATCCCGAAGAGGGGGCGGCCCTGGCCGGAGCGGTGCTCTGTCGTCTGGCGGCCTTGGGTATGAAAGTCGTGGCGACCACGCACTATGGACTCCTCAAAGAGTTGGCTCAGACGACGCCCGGGTTCGCCAATGCCAGCGTGGGATTCGACGTTGAACGGCTGGCTCCGACGTATCGGCTCTTCCTGGGCATCCCGGGAAGCTCGTCGGCTTTGGAGATTGCCGGTCGGCTCGGCATGGATGAGGCGATTTTGAACGATGCGCGGCGGCGATTGCGGCAAGACGATCGGCGACTCGAACGGTTGATGGCGGACTTGCAACTGAAACAGCGGCAGTTGGCCGAGGAGATCGAACGGGCGAGACGGGCGAGAGTCGAATCCGAACAGGCGGCGGCCGAAGCCAAGGCGCTGCAAGCACAACTGGAGCAGACCGAAGGGGAGGTCCGCAAGGGGCTGCGAAAAAAACTGGGCGAGCATCTCCAGCGGGCGCGCGCGGAAGTTCAGGCGACGGTCGACGCCATCAAGCGGGAACAGAAGCTCGTCAAGGCGAAGGAAGCGAAGCAGCGGCTGAGTGAGATAGAAGAGCGGGTGAGACGCGAGGTTGCACCGATTGGCGAGCCTATTCCGGTCGAGCGGCTCAAGGTCGGTGATACAGTGGAAATCGTCGGGCTGGGCATGATCGGGCGTTTGCTTGAGTCGCCGCAGGGGAAAAAGCGCGTGCGCGTCAAAGTCGGGGATGGAGAGATAGTGGCGGCCGTCTCAGGCTTGACCGGTCTCTCGCGTCAAACCGATGGCGGGGCTTCAGATATGTCATCTATGTCATCGACGGGGCGGAGGCCGCAGGTTCCGATTGGTTTAGAGGCAAGTGCCGATACCGACGCGGTCGTGGACGTGAGGGGACAGGCGGCTGACGACGCGCTTGATCAAGTCATCGCGGCATTGGATCGTGCCGTGTTGGGCCAAGCCTCCTTTCTCCGCATCATCCACGGCCATGGCACGGGTCGGCTCAAATCCGTCTTGCGCGAATACCTGAGCGGTTCTCCATACGTGGCGAGTTTTCGCTCCGGTGATCGGACTGAAGGGGGCGATGGAGTAACGGTGGTGAAACTGGTATGA
- the gap gene encoding type I glyceraldehyde-3-phosphate dehydrogenase produces MAIRIGINGFGRIGRTVLRASLGDPGIDVVAINDLTDAKTLAYLLKYDSVHGTLKDHVEAQDDHILINGKAIKVLAVKDPKDLPWKALEVDVVLESTGRFTDRENAGKHLSAGARYVIISAPAKDPDVTIVLGVNDEKFDPKSHHIVSNASCTTNCLAPVAKVLLDNFGIKHGIMTTIHSYTNDQQLLDLPHKDLRRARAAGVSMIPTSTGAAKALHLVIPELKGKLDGLAIRVPTPNVSLVDLTVETEKDCDIAAVNEAFKKAAEGPLKGILKYSEDPIVSIDQKGDDHSATVDAPLTNVVDKRMVKVTAWYDNEWGYSCRIRDLIKKLQKQS; encoded by the coding sequence ATGGCTATTCGGATCGGCATCAACGGATTCGGGCGGATCGGGCGCACGGTGCTGCGCGCCTCTTTGGGCGACCCCGGCATCGACGTCGTCGCCATCAATGACCTGACGGACGCCAAGACCCTTGCGTACTTGCTCAAGTACGACTCCGTTCACGGAACCCTCAAAGACCATGTCGAGGCTCAAGACGACCACATCCTCATCAACGGCAAGGCCATCAAAGTCCTGGCCGTCAAGGACCCAAAGGATCTGCCGTGGAAAGCCCTGGAGGTTGACGTCGTCCTTGAATCCACCGGCCGGTTCACAGACCGAGAAAATGCCGGCAAGCACCTCTCGGCCGGAGCCCGGTACGTCATCATCTCCGCGCCGGCCAAAGACCCGGATGTCACCATCGTGCTCGGCGTCAACGACGAGAAGTTCGATCCCAAGTCCCACCATATCGTGTCCAATGCGTCCTGCACGACCAATTGTCTGGCGCCGGTCGCCAAAGTGCTGCTGGACAACTTCGGCATCAAACACGGCATCATGACCACGATTCACTCCTACACGAACGATCAACAGTTGTTGGATCTGCCTCATAAAGATCTCCGCCGAGCACGCGCGGCCGGTGTGTCAATGATCCCGACCAGCACCGGAGCGGCAAAGGCCCTTCACCTGGTCATCCCAGAATTAAAAGGCAAGCTCGACGGTCTGGCGATCCGCGTTCCCACGCCGAATGTATCGCTGGTGGATCTGACCGTCGAAACGGAGAAAGATTGCGACATTGCGGCAGTGAACGAAGCCTTCAAGAAGGCCGCGGAAGGCCCGCTGAAAGGGATCCTCAAATATTCAGAAGATCCGATCGTATCCATCGATCAAAAGGGCGACGATCACTCCGCCACCGTTGATGCTCCTCTGACCAATGTCGTCGATAAACGCATGGTCAAGGTGACGGCCTGGTACGACAACGAATGGGGGTATTCGTGCCGAATCCGTGATTTGATCAAAAAGCTGCAAAAACAGAGTTAA
- a CDS encoding phosphoglycerate kinase produces the protein MHKKTIDDVVLRGKRVIIRADFNVPLDEALQITDDTRIRSTLPTINRVVDEGAKVIVCSHLGRPKGTFEPKYSLAPVAKRLGRLLGKEVIFAPDCIGPTVEKLVAKMNPGDVLLLENLRFHRGEEQNDDAFAKALASLGDVYINDAFGAAHRAHASTVGITKFIKEAAAGFLLKKEIEYLEGAVANPVRPFVAVLGGAKVSGKIGVIENLGKKVDKVIIGGGMAFTFLKAKGMEIGNSLVENDMLDFAKGIEDHALSRGVKFYLPVDCVVAAGREPGAESKIVPVQEIPKGWYGLDIGPASVKLFNEAVQNAKTILWNGPMGVFEIDAYARGTLAMAHAIADAYALTIIGGGETALAVHRAGVSESMSFISTGGGAALELLEGKKLPGLVALPDRTN, from the coding sequence TTGCACAAAAAAACCATCGATGACGTGGTGCTTCGCGGGAAACGAGTGATCATCCGCGCCGATTTCAATGTGCCGCTGGACGAAGCGCTACAGATCACGGACGATACGCGCATTCGCTCCACGCTGCCGACCATCAACCGTGTCGTCGATGAAGGCGCCAAAGTCATCGTGTGTTCCCACCTGGGACGCCCCAAAGGAACTTTCGAACCCAAGTACAGTCTGGCGCCGGTCGCGAAGCGACTCGGTCGCCTCCTGGGCAAGGAGGTGATTTTCGCGCCGGATTGCATCGGACCCACCGTCGAAAAGTTGGTCGCGAAAATGAATCCCGGCGACGTGCTCCTGCTGGAAAATCTCCGCTTCCATCGCGGCGAGGAGCAAAACGACGACGCCTTTGCCAAGGCCCTTGCTTCGCTGGGAGACGTCTATATCAATGACGCTTTCGGAGCCGCCCACCGCGCCCATGCCTCCACGGTCGGTATTACGAAGTTCATCAAAGAAGCCGCGGCCGGTTTTTTGCTCAAAAAAGAAATCGAGTATCTGGAAGGCGCCGTCGCCAATCCCGTTCGGCCGTTCGTGGCGGTCCTGGGAGGGGCCAAGGTGTCGGGGAAAATCGGCGTCATCGAAAACCTGGGCAAGAAAGTCGACAAGGTCATTATCGGAGGCGGCATGGCCTTTACGTTCCTGAAAGCAAAAGGCATGGAAATCGGCAATTCATTGGTCGAAAACGACATGCTCGACTTTGCCAAAGGCATCGAAGACCACGCGCTGTCGCGGGGGGTCAAGTTTTATCTTCCGGTCGATTGCGTCGTCGCAGCAGGCCGCGAACCGGGCGCCGAATCGAAAATCGTCCCCGTCCAGGAAATTCCCAAAGGATGGTACGGCCTCGATATCGGTCCGGCTTCGGTGAAGCTGTTCAACGAAGCCGTTCAAAACGCAAAGACGATTCTCTGGAACGGACCGATGGGCGTCTTCGAAATCGATGCCTACGCCCGAGGCACGCTCGCCATGGCTCACGCCATCGCCGACGCCTACGCGCTGACGATCATCGGAGGAGGCGAAACGGCGTTGGCCGTGCACCGAGCCGGGGTTTCCGAAAGCATGTCCTTCATTTCGACCGGCGGCGGCGCCGCGCTGGAATTGCTTGAAGGGAAAAAACTTCCCGGCCTCGTCGCGTTGCCGGATCGGACGAACTAA
- the tpiA gene encoding triose-phosphate isomerase, which yields MRSLLIVGNWKMNKTPSEAAAFLRAVASRLPLSPAVEFVVAPPFTALESARTALGSSSPIQLGAQNMFWEDYGPYTGEVSAPMLKDLGCRYVILGHSERRTAFGERDEWIHKKIRAALAHNLKPIVCIGESSAQREQERTEEVLRQQLNGGLGDLPPQAMTDVTIAYEPIWAIGTGQAATADQAANAHLAIRSFLEDRWSADIAKSTRILYGGSVTSDNVGAFLQSEQIDGALIGGACLHVESFVTIGAVARAITDRG from the coding sequence GTGCGTTCGCTCCTCATCGTCGGCAATTGGAAGATGAATAAAACCCCCTCCGAGGCTGCGGCTTTTCTGCGTGCCGTCGCGTCGCGGCTTCCCCTGTCGCCGGCGGTCGAATTCGTGGTCGCCCCTCCCTTCACCGCGCTGGAGTCCGCCCGCACGGCCCTCGGTTCTTCATCGCCGATTCAGCTCGGCGCGCAAAATATGTTTTGGGAAGACTATGGTCCCTACACGGGCGAGGTCTCCGCCCCCATGCTCAAAGATCTCGGCTGTCGATACGTCATTCTCGGCCATTCCGAACGACGCACGGCGTTCGGTGAGCGGGATGAGTGGATTCATAAGAAAATTCGCGCCGCGCTCGCGCACAATCTGAAACCGATCGTCTGTATCGGAGAGTCGTCGGCTCAACGGGAACAGGAACGAACGGAAGAAGTGCTCCGTCAACAATTAAACGGCGGCTTGGGGGACCTGCCTCCCCAAGCGATGACGGACGTCACGATCGCCTATGAGCCGATCTGGGCCATCGGAACAGGCCAAGCCGCCACGGCCGATCAAGCGGCGAACGCTCATCTAGCGATCCGGAGTTTTTTGGAAGACCGTTGGTCGGCCGACATCGCAAAATCAACGAGAATTTTGTACGGCGGGAGCGTCACGTCCGACAACGTCGGCGCGTTCTTGCAATCGGAGCAAATTGACGGTGCATTAATCGGCGGGGCTTGTCTGCACGTGGAATCCTTTGTTACAATCGGCGCCGTCGCTCGAGCAATCACGGACCGAGGATAA
- the secG gene encoding preprotein translocase subunit SecG translates to MLYTLIIILHVFISFLMIGAILLQSGKGAEIGAAFGGSSQTVFGSRGPANFLSKLTVVVAAVFMLTSLSLAILAKERNFASTVIDLNKKSESPASSSPTQPATESHSTDGNGSSVEQH, encoded by the coding sequence ATGTTATACACACTGATCATCATCCTGCACGTCTTCATTTCGTTCCTCATGATCGGAGCCATTCTGCTTCAGTCCGGCAAGGGCGCGGAGATCGGGGCGGCGTTCGGAGGATCGAGCCAAACCGTCTTTGGAAGCCGAGGCCCCGCCAATTTTCTCAGCAAGCTGACGGTCGTCGTCGCGGCGGTATTCATGCTGACGTCGCTCAGCCTGGCGATTTTGGCCAAAGAGCGGAACTTCGCCTCGACCGTCATTGATCTGAACAAAAAGAGCGAGTCCCCGGCCTCTTCCTCGCCGACTCAGCCGGCAACCGAATCCCACTCGACGGATGGAAACGGCTCGTCCGTCGAGCAACACTGA
- a CDS encoding branched-chain amino acid transaminase: MLEPSEKIWMDGKFVPWDQANTHVLTHSLHYGLAAFEGIRCYKGRAGSAIFRLQEHVDRLFDSAHIGMMTIPYDRKQIADAILETVRVNRLEACYIRPLVYIGYGAMGVHPGDNPIRVAIAAWKWGAYLGEDALTNGIRACVSSFTRHHVNVSMTKGKIAGYYVNSIMAKREAKAAGYDEAILLDAEGYVSEGTGENVFIVRRGKLKTTPLTSVLEGITRNSVIELARERKLVVEEERFTRDEMYIADEVFVTGTAAELTPVCEIDRRAIGSGKPGPMTQMLQKTFFSIVRGENPAYASWLTPV, from the coding sequence ATGTTGGAGCCCAGTGAAAAAATCTGGATGGACGGCAAGTTCGTCCCGTGGGATCAAGCCAATACGCATGTCTTGACCCATTCGCTGCATTACGGGTTGGCGGCATTTGAAGGAATCCGCTGCTATAAAGGCCGGGCCGGATCGGCTATTTTCAGGCTTCAGGAGCACGTCGATCGGCTGTTTGACTCCGCTCATATCGGCATGATGACGATTCCCTATGACAGAAAACAAATCGCCGACGCCATCCTTGAAACCGTTCGCGTCAATCGTCTGGAAGCCTGCTATATTCGCCCATTGGTCTATATCGGCTATGGGGCGATGGGGGTTCATCCCGGCGACAATCCGATTCGCGTGGCCATTGCGGCGTGGAAATGGGGGGCCTATTTGGGAGAGGACGCGTTGACAAACGGCATCCGCGCCTGCGTGTCTTCCTTTACCCGTCACCATGTCAACGTGTCCATGACGAAGGGGAAAATAGCCGGCTATTACGTCAACTCGATCATGGCAAAACGGGAAGCCAAAGCCGCCGGCTATGATGAAGCGATCTTGCTCGATGCCGAAGGATACGTTTCGGAGGGAACGGGAGAAAACGTCTTCATCGTCCGGAGAGGAAAGTTGAAGACCACTCCTCTGACATCGGTGCTTGAAGGCATCACCAGAAATTCGGTGATCGAATTGGCCAGAGAGCGAAAGCTTGTCGTCGAGGAAGAGCGATTTACGCGCGATGAAATGTACATTGCGGACGAGGTCTTCGTGACCGGCACGGCGGCCGAACTGACGCCGGTTTGTGAAATCGATCGTCGCGCGATCGGAAGCGGCAAACCGGGTCCGATGACCCAGATGCTCCAGAAGACGTTCTTTTCCATCGTGCGGGGAGAGAATCCTGCCTACGCTTCGTGGTTGACGCCCGTTTAG
- a CDS encoding PilZ domain-containing protein produces MPSTRFVIRAYRRIPVRCNLYYMGEEFLGRGTVTNLSRTGFRVLGDHQVMPGMELVARLSLPDRACSVDVGLVLVRWVRGHWFGAKMIRLNPEAKERIEMFLSARLRSSCLSR; encoded by the coding sequence ATGCCTTCAACCCGGTTTGTGATTCGCGCGTATCGTCGCATTCCCGTCCGTTGCAACTTGTACTATATGGGTGAGGAGTTTCTCGGCAGGGGAACGGTGACGAATTTATCTCGAACCGGATTTCGAGTGCTCGGCGACCATCAAGTGATGCCGGGGATGGAACTCGTCGCTCGGTTGTCTCTTCCCGACCGCGCCTGCTCGGTGGACGTCGGGCTTGTCTTGGTTCGCTGGGTGCGCGGACACTGGTTCGGGGCGAAAATGATCAGACTCAATCCGGAGGCTAAGGAACGGATCGAAATGTTTCTCAGCGCTCGTCTTCGATCGTCTTGCCTCTCGCGTTGA
- the rplU gene encoding 50S ribosomal protein L21 has protein sequence MYAIVETGGKQYRVEAGSTIQVEKLPGDVGGMVELDRVRLVHGDAGLVVGQPLVQGAKVTAEILRQGRTRSITVFKKKRRKNYRRTRGHRQHLTKLLIKDITTN, from the coding sequence ATGTACGCAATCGTTGAAACAGGTGGAAAGCAATATCGAGTCGAGGCCGGATCCACGATTCAGGTTGAAAAACTGCCCGGTGACGTCGGCGGCATGGTCGAATTGGACCGCGTGCGCTTGGTTCACGGCGATGCCGGTCTGGTCGTCGGACAACCGCTCGTACAAGGCGCGAAGGTTACGGCTGAAATCTTGCGGCAAGGCCGGACGAGATCCATTACCGTCTTTAAGAAGAAACGCAGGAAAAACTATCGCCGGACCCGCGGTCATCGGCAACACTTGACGAAGCTTCTGATCAAAGACATCACGACAAACTAA
- the rpmA gene encoding 50S ribosomal protein L27, whose protein sequence is MATNKGGGSSRNGRDSNPQYLGVKAYGGETVTAGSIIVRQRGTKFFPGFNVDIGRDHTLFARITGTVKFEGGRGRRKVSVYPLPAES, encoded by the coding sequence ATGGCAACAAATAAAGGCGGCGGTTCGTCGCGGAACGGTCGGGACAGCAACCCGCAGTATCTGGGCGTCAAGGCATATGGCGGTGAAACCGTGACGGCGGGGAGCATCATCGTCCGCCAACGAGGCACGAAATTTTTCCCCGGCTTCAACGTCGATATCGGACGAGACCACACGTTGTTCGCCCGGATCACCGGGACGGTGAAATTCGAAGGCGGGCGCGGCAGACGGAAGGTCAGCGTGTATCCGCTCCCCGCTGAATCTTGA
- the obgE gene encoding GTPase ObgE, whose product MFVDEAIITVRAGRGGDGICSFRREMYVPRGGPDGGDGGNGGNVVLTASHRLTTLLDLRYQKHYQAEDGRPGGSSKCTGRSGADVVVTLPVGTVVYDAATDDALADLVNDGETVVIARGGRGGLGNCHFATSTNRAPTRWTQGTDGEERTLRLELKLLADVGLVGFPNAGKSTLIAAVSSARPKIAEYPFTTLTPHLGVVRWGSDRSFVVADIPGLIEGAHDGKGLGLQFLRHIERTAFLLHLIDVSEWTPVEPIAAFETVRRELAAYDHTLIDRPFAVVATKIDIGGTSDRLARLRDYCKRHRLRCFPVSSATREGLDDLIAFVGAQVDRLRSQPCETKS is encoded by the coding sequence ATGTTTGTCGATGAGGCGATCATTACCGTTCGTGCCGGACGAGGAGGAGACGGCATTTGCAGCTTCCGCCGCGAAATGTACGTGCCCCGCGGCGGCCCGGACGGAGGGGACGGCGGTAATGGCGGCAATGTCGTCCTAACGGCGTCGCATCGTCTGACGACTCTGTTGGATCTCCGATATCAAAAACACTATCAGGCCGAAGACGGGCGACCCGGTGGGAGCTCCAAATGCACCGGCCGATCGGGCGCCGATGTCGTCGTGACGCTCCCCGTCGGCACCGTGGTGTACGACGCCGCGACGGACGATGCGCTGGCCGACCTCGTCAACGACGGAGAAACGGTCGTGATCGCGAGAGGCGGGCGAGGGGGGCTCGGCAATTGTCATTTCGCCACCTCGACCAATCGAGCCCCGACCCGGTGGACTCAAGGAACGGACGGCGAAGAGCGAACGCTTCGGCTCGAACTGAAGCTGCTCGCGGACGTCGGCTTGGTCGGCTTTCCCAACGCGGGCAAATCGACGCTCATTGCGGCCGTTTCGTCGGCACGCCCCAAGATTGCCGAGTACCCGTTCACCACATTGACTCCCCACTTAGGCGTCGTGCGCTGGGGATCCGACCGCAGCTTCGTCGTCGCCGATATTCCCGGCTTGATCGAAGGAGCCCATGATGGAAAGGGACTGGGACTTCAATTTCTTCGCCATATCGAACGCACGGCTTTTTTGCTTCACCTGATCGACGTCTCGGAGTGGACGCCCGTTGAACCGATCGCCGCCTTCGAGACCGTGCGGCGCGAGCTTGCGGCGTACGATCACACGTTGATCGACCGCCCCTTCGCCGTCGTCGCGACGAAGATCGACATCGGCGGCACGTCGGATCGACTCGCGCGACTCCGAGACTATTGCAAGCGTCATCGCCTTCGATGTTTTCCCGTTTCATCCGCCACGAGAGAAGGTCTCGACGACTTGATCGCCTTTGTCGGCGCGCAAGTGGACCGCCTCCGAAGCCAGCCATGCGAGACGAAATCTTAA
- the proB gene encoding glutamate 5-kinase, producing MRDEILTKAKRIVVKIGSSLIASRATGLRLDQIERLADELAVLRTSGREVLVVSSGAIVSGIKKLRLKEYPKSLPVKQAAAAVGQSRLMWAYEKAFERSGIQVAQVLLTHQDLADRRRFLNARYTLAALIGFGILPIINENDTVAVDEIRVGDNDTLASEVAHLVDAELLVILSDVDGLYTEDPRKNPAATLIPIIPDITEDIERRAGVSSTFEGTGGMATKVRAAKKVGEYGVPTLIINGERPGLLSSVLAGNPGGSLFLARERRMKSRKHWIAFTLRPRGRVRLDQGAVEALVKRGKSLLASGIVEVIGDFEAGDPVACLDPDGKEFAKGLVNFSSDLLDRMKGLKTADIHERIGPQEYEEVIHRDNLVVF from the coding sequence ATGCGAGACGAAATCTTAACGAAAGCCAAACGCATCGTCGTCAAGATCGGAAGCAGTCTGATCGCTTCCCGCGCCACCGGCTTGCGTCTCGATCAAATCGAGCGACTTGCCGACGAGCTGGCCGTTTTACGAACAAGCGGCAGAGAAGTGCTGGTCGTCTCATCCGGGGCGATCGTGTCCGGCATCAAGAAATTGCGGTTGAAGGAATATCCGAAAAGCCTTCCGGTCAAACAAGCCGCCGCGGCCGTCGGACAAAGCCGCCTGATGTGGGCTTATGAAAAAGCGTTCGAACGGAGCGGCATTCAAGTCGCGCAAGTTCTCCTCACCCATCAGGACCTGGCCGATCGCCGCCGATTCTTAAACGCCCGCTACACCCTCGCGGCTTTGATCGGATTCGGAATCCTTCCGATCATCAACGAGAACGACACCGTGGCCGTTGATGAAATTCGAGTCGGCGACAACGACACATTGGCGAGCGAGGTCGCTCACTTGGTGGACGCGGAGTTGCTCGTCATTTTATCCGACGTCGACGGCCTCTATACGGAAGACCCGAGAAAAAACCCGGCCGCGACGCTGATCCCGATCATTCCGGACATCACGGAAGACATCGAGCGACGAGCCGGCGTCTCGAGCACCTTTGAGGGAACCGGAGGGATGGCGACCAAGGTCCGCGCCGCCAAGAAGGTCGGCGAGTACGGCGTTCCCACGTTGATCATCAACGGCGAACGGCCGGGACTTCTTTCAAGCGTGCTGGCCGGAAATCCCGGCGGCAGTCTCTTCTTGGCGCGGGAACGGAGAATGAAGAGCCGCAAACATTGGATCGCCTTTACTCTGCGCCCCCGCGGGCGCGTGCGGTTGGATCAAGGAGCGGTCGAGGCCTTGGTCAAGCGGGGAAAAAGTCTCCTGGCTTCCGGCATCGTCGAGGTCATCGGCGATTTTGAGGCGGGCGACCCGGTCGCTTGCCTGGATCCCGACGGAAAAGAATTCGCCAAAGGACTGGTGAATTTTTCCTCGGACCTGTTGGATCGCATGAAAGGCCTCAAGACGGCGGACATTCATGAGCGAATCGGACCGCAGGAATACGAAGAAGTGATCCACAGAGACAACCTGGTCGTTTTCTAG
- the nadD gene encoding nicotinate-nucleotide adenylyltransferase, whose product MSASPPASHPSPFKLGLLGGSFNPIHNGHLAVASEVRDRLGLNRVLFIPAGDPPHKRNGSLASATDRYEMVRLAIAGTPSFDLSDMEIKRTGKSYSIDTVRALERQFGLSTDLYFLIGLDAFLDVHNWKAPLELLQACRFVVVPRPGQSYRHLASVPLLPSLDHDMLAKLDAGILPRLDISSASCRGVICLPIPLCPISASDIRRRVRNGDTLANLLPPPVESYILRHRLYQEDRDRTNI is encoded by the coding sequence ATGAGCGCTTCTCCTCCTGCTTCCCACCCCTCCCCGTTCAAGCTGGGACTCCTCGGCGGCAGTTTCAATCCCATTCACAACGGCCACTTGGCCGTTGCGAGCGAGGTCCGAGACAGGCTGGGACTCAACCGGGTGCTCTTTATTCCGGCCGGCGATCCGCCCCACAAGCGGAACGGATCGCTGGCGTCCGCAACGGATCGCTATGAAATGGTCCGGCTTGCCATCGCCGGAACGCCGTCGTTCGATCTCTCGGACATGGAAATCAAGCGAACGGGAAAGTCGTACTCCATCGATACCGTTCGAGCGTTGGAGCGGCAATTCGGCCTTTCGACGGACTTGTACTTCCTGATCGGACTGGACGCGTTTCTTGACGTCCATAATTGGAAAGCTCCCTTGGAATTGCTGCAAGCGTGCCGATTCGTCGTCGTGCCTCGACCGGGACAATCGTATCGTCATCTCGCGAGCGTTCCCTTGCTGCCGAGCCTCGATCACGATATGTTGGCCAAGCTTGACGCGGGAATCCTGCCCCGACTGGACATCTCAAGTGCGTCATGTCGAGGCGTGATCTGTCTTCCGATCCCGCTCTGCCCCATTTCGGCGTCCGACATTCGGCGGCGGGTCAGAAACGGTGACACACTGGCAAATCTGTTGCCGCCCCCCGTTGAATCTTATATACTTCGGCATCGCTTGTATCAGGAGGATCGCGATCGCACAAACATCTAA